From Cellvibrio zantedeschiae, the proteins below share one genomic window:
- a CDS encoding TonB-dependent receptor: protein MYKTVSFKKKLLATLVASSSLGLSGFAFAQDDAEEIVVTGIKASMARAMDIKQDSVGVVDAITAEDMGKFPDTNLAESLQRITGVSISRSNGEGSQVTIRGFGADYNLITLNGRAMPGATANRTGGGTPSSRSFDFANIASESIAAVEVYKTGRADISSGGIGGTINIKTPHPLDNNGFKASVGGKLVSDSTNINGDDVTPELSGIVSWSDETFGVALTASHQKRDSANIGAFVSNWNDTAIWHTADTTHAYLPNTPASAIKNAPSEGQSYSVPTDIRYQITDVTQTRDNAQLTLQYSPVENVVGTLDYTYARRTDHTQRGEQSIWFQGGSYDAVTFDSGAVKTATFVAQNGAGGGGGHGLAVQDGQMKDELKSTGANIKWDVNDALTLSVDGHHSEAVSGPDTPEGYNWVNVGITAPVMGGYQATFNDSLPIQSFTFKERATGPNVNGKYDADDISSQIMQMFSAQQKVTINQFKVDGDLSLDKNTINFGLESRNTEQNASNGFTQTTMGDWGITNPGDVPNELVRAINFPSAFEDYNTKGATTTAFTGNGRAIGQWAIKQYANQPGGGKAHFTADPVNNETIEENIRSIYVQWNREGEVAGMKTHAALGLRYEATDVMSSALTRLPLSLTWESNNDFHYNRQASQTSFSQKATYSHTLPNLDFDIQLTEGVKGRVSFNETIGRPTYNNLSSAVTLNNPSGATIPSIPGQRVTASAGDPSILPLKSQNFDASIEWYYADASYVSIGVFEKHVENFVGTQQINKNWFGLQDPTQGASVTAARAALAAMGLDGSDDTRLFTMTALIEAGKQGTYQDNQAFWDAAEPLYDVNSKADSPLLIYRTTVPFNDKSAKIHGAEFAVQHFFGETGFGVSANYTKVSGDIGYDVLLDPTQNQFALTGLSDTANASLIYENYGFTSRISYNWRDEFLAAAGQTPTFVEAFSQIDFNISYAVPQFEGLSVSLEGINVTGENFRSHARTKNQLVGLQDLGARYNLGVRYNF, encoded by the coding sequence ATGTACAAAACAGTTAGCTTTAAAAAGAAGCTTCTGGCTACTTTAGTGGCATCGTCGAGCTTGGGCTTAAGCGGTTTTGCTTTTGCCCAGGACGACGCGGAAGAAATCGTTGTTACCGGGATTAAAGCCAGTATGGCGCGCGCCATGGACATCAAGCAGGATTCGGTAGGTGTGGTAGATGCCATTACCGCTGAAGATATGGGTAAATTCCCAGACACCAACCTTGCTGAATCTTTGCAACGTATTACCGGTGTTTCTATCAGCCGCTCAAACGGTGAAGGTTCGCAGGTAACCATCCGTGGCTTCGGCGCGGACTATAACCTCATTACGTTGAATGGCCGCGCTATGCCGGGTGCAACTGCCAACCGTACCGGTGGCGGCACTCCATCCAGCCGCTCATTTGATTTTGCGAATATTGCCTCTGAAAGTATTGCTGCGGTAGAGGTTTACAAAACTGGCCGTGCAGACATTAGCAGCGGCGGTATCGGCGGTACTATCAACATCAAGACCCCTCACCCACTCGACAATAACGGCTTTAAAGCTAGTGTTGGCGGCAAGTTGGTAAGCGATTCAACCAACATCAACGGCGACGATGTTACCCCTGAACTTTCAGGCATTGTGAGCTGGTCCGATGAAACCTTTGGCGTTGCCTTGACTGCAAGCCACCAAAAACGCGACAGCGCGAACATTGGTGCTTTCGTAAGCAACTGGAACGACACTGCAATTTGGCACACAGCGGATACAACCCACGCTTATTTGCCGAACACTCCAGCTAGCGCCATCAAAAACGCTCCGTCAGAAGGCCAAAGCTACTCAGTTCCAACTGACATCCGCTACCAAATTACCGACGTTACCCAAACCCGCGATAACGCCCAGTTAACCTTGCAGTACAGCCCAGTAGAAAATGTTGTAGGTACTTTGGATTACACCTACGCGCGCAGAACTGACCACACTCAACGTGGCGAACAATCAATTTGGTTTCAGGGCGGTTCTTACGACGCAGTTACCTTTGATAGCGGCGCAGTGAAAACGGCTACTTTTGTCGCCCAAAATGGCGCCGGCGGTGGCGGCGGTCATGGTTTGGCAGTACAAGATGGCCAAATGAAGGATGAGCTCAAGTCTACCGGTGCGAATATTAAGTGGGATGTTAACGATGCTTTGACCCTGTCAGTGGATGGTCACCACTCAGAAGCTGTTAGCGGACCGGATACTCCGGAAGGTTACAACTGGGTTAACGTTGGCATCACCGCTCCAGTTATGGGCGGCTACCAGGCAACGTTCAACGATAGCCTGCCAATCCAATCTTTCACTTTTAAAGAGAGAGCAACTGGCCCTAACGTAAACGGCAAGTATGACGCTGACGACATCAGTAGCCAGATCATGCAAATGTTTAGCGCCCAACAAAAAGTAACCATCAACCAATTCAAAGTTGATGGTGATTTGTCGCTGGATAAAAACACCATTAACTTTGGTCTTGAGTCACGCAACACTGAACAAAACGCCAGCAACGGTTTTACCCAAACCACTATGGGCGACTGGGGTATTACCAATCCAGGCGATGTTCCTAACGAACTGGTACGCGCGATTAACTTCCCATCAGCGTTTGAGGATTACAACACCAAAGGTGCTACCACTACCGCATTTACCGGTAATGGCCGTGCAATTGGCCAGTGGGCAATCAAGCAATACGCCAATCAACCTGGCGGTGGCAAAGCTCACTTCACTGCAGATCCAGTTAACAACGAAACCATTGAAGAGAACATTCGTTCTATCTACGTTCAATGGAACCGTGAAGGCGAAGTTGCGGGCATGAAGACTCACGCAGCCCTTGGTTTGCGTTATGAAGCTACAGATGTAATGTCGTCAGCCTTAACCAGATTGCCATTGTCTTTGACGTGGGAAAGTAACAACGACTTCCACTACAACCGTCAGGCTAGCCAGACTTCCTTCTCACAAAAGGCAACCTACTCCCACACCCTGCCCAACCTGGATTTCGACATTCAGTTAACCGAAGGTGTTAAGGGTCGTGTGTCCTTCAACGAAACTATTGGTCGCCCGACTTACAACAACCTGAGCTCTGCCGTTACCCTGAACAACCCTTCAGGTGCAACTATTCCATCCATTCCAGGCCAACGCGTAACCGCGAGCGCTGGTGATCCATCAATCCTCCCATTGAAGTCACAAAACTTTGATGCATCCATTGAATGGTATTACGCAGACGCAAGCTACGTGTCTATCGGTGTGTTTGAGAAGCACGTAGAGAACTTTGTAGGCACCCAGCAAATCAACAAAAACTGGTTCGGCCTGCAAGATCCAACCCAAGGCGCAAGCGTAACTGCGGCCAGAGCGGCCTTGGCTGCAATGGGCCTGGACGGTAGCGATGACACCCGTTTGTTCACTATGACGGCGTTGATTGAAGCAGGTAAACAAGGGACTTATCAGGACAACCAAGCCTTCTGGGATGCGGCTGAGCCTTTGTACGACGTGAACTCGAAAGCCGACAGCCCGCTGTTGATCTATCGCACTACGGTTCCATTCAACGATAAGTCAGCCAAAATCCACGGTGCTGAATTCGCTGTTCAGCACTTCTTTGGTGAGACTGGTTTCGGTGTATCTGCAAACTACACCAAAGTTAGCGGTGACATAGGCTACGACGTATTGTTGGATCCAACCCAAAACCAATTTGCGTTAACCGGCTTGAGCGATACTGCAAACGCCTCCTTGATTTATGAAAACTACGGTTTCACTTCTCGTATTTCATACAACTGGCGTGATGAGTTCCTTGCAGCGGCTGGCCAAACCCCAACCTTCGTTGAAGCCTTTAGTCAAATCGACTTCAACATCAGCTACGCAGTACCACAATTTGAAGGTCTGTCTGTGTCGCTAGAAGGGATTAACGTAACGGGTGAGAACTTCCGTTCACACGCTCGTACCAAAAACCAGTTAGTGGGCCTGCAAGATTTGGGTGCCCGTTACAACCTGGGTGTTCGCTATAACTTCTAA
- a CDS encoding SapC family protein — protein MTNHVLLDNITHKDLKIITKKSAEFGDNQRGVITFPTEFRAIQNEYPIFFQRNPDTDEFQAVAMLGFEEGENLFLDEKGWNANYIPAAINRDPFLIGYKNDTQDGAPIKRVAVHVDMDSPRISKNDQGAAVFLPYGGNSEYLERIQRMLLVIQDGVPTSKAMFDAFKKWDLLEPFTLNIEFIDGKKYSLINNFTVNEEKLYQLDGAALQELNSTGFLFSAYMVIASMANIQTLIEKRNSLLAKTSA, from the coding sequence ATGACTAACCATGTTTTGCTCGACAATATCACCCACAAAGATTTAAAAATTATTACTAAAAAATCTGCCGAGTTCGGCGATAACCAACGCGGCGTAATTACCTTCCCTACCGAATTTCGCGCGATACAAAATGAGTACCCTATTTTTTTTCAACGCAATCCTGATACCGATGAATTCCAGGCGGTTGCCATGCTCGGCTTCGAGGAAGGAGAAAATTTATTTCTGGATGAAAAAGGTTGGAACGCCAACTATATTCCCGCCGCTATTAATCGCGATCCATTTTTGATCGGCTACAAAAATGATACCCAGGACGGCGCACCTATTAAACGTGTCGCTGTTCATGTCGATATGGATAGCCCGCGCATCAGCAAAAACGACCAAGGCGCAGCCGTGTTTTTACCCTATGGTGGTAACAGCGAATATTTAGAACGCATTCAACGTATGCTACTTGTTATTCAAGACGGCGTACCCACCAGCAAAGCCATGTTTGATGCCTTTAAAAAATGGGATTTGCTTGAGCCCTTCACACTCAACATTGAATTTATTGATGGCAAAAAATACAGCCTGATAAATAATTTCACCGTTAATGAAGAGAAACTTTACCAACTGGATGGCGCAGCCCTTCAAGAACTCAACAGCACCGGCTTTTTATTCTCCGCCTATATGGTTATTGCCTCCATGGCAAACATCCAAACATTAATAGAAAAACGTAATTCATTACTCGCTAAAACATCTGCCTGA